A single Pseudodesulfovibrio aespoeensis Aspo-2 DNA region contains:
- a CDS encoding class I SAM-dependent methyltransferase: protein MEYDGTYQNEQGHSSVFQRHLEETLGLVKSAVEPGGRIVEVGCGKGVFLSMLRLAGFNVTGYDPAHEAGDPDVVKAYFGNNLGVVPGDMVVLRHTLEHVADPLAFLASIKNANAGRGKILIEVPCLEWIVDNRAFWDIFHEHCNYFSVPTLKALFLRATVRRCFGGQYMWLVAELADLQDAVLPPTDEFCLVDETLFSNEIDRLRAFVASHTGCLVWGAGAKGVAFTNLMDPDGRSIRGIIDINPKKQGRHIAKSGHFIYPPSELYRLGTGDIIVMNENYRDEVAALCEGYPNTVLAIGEI, encoded by the coding sequence ATGGAATACGACGGCACGTATCAAAACGAGCAGGGCCATTCCTCGGTGTTCCAGCGCCATCTTGAGGAAACCCTGGGGCTGGTCAAATCCGCTGTAGAGCCGGGCGGGCGGATTGTGGAGGTCGGGTGCGGCAAAGGCGTTTTTCTCTCCATGCTCAGGCTGGCCGGATTCAATGTGACGGGATACGACCCGGCCCATGAAGCAGGCGACCCCGATGTGGTCAAAGCGTACTTCGGCAACAATCTGGGTGTTGTTCCCGGCGATATGGTCGTACTGAGACACACCTTGGAGCATGTGGCCGACCCGTTGGCCTTTCTGGCTTCGATCAAAAACGCCAACGCAGGCCGGGGGAAAATCCTCATCGAGGTCCCATGCCTTGAATGGATTGTCGACAATAGGGCATTCTGGGACATTTTCCATGAGCATTGCAACTACTTCAGTGTGCCGACACTGAAGGCCCTTTTTCTCAGGGCAACGGTCCGCCGATGTTTTGGTGGTCAATACATGTGGCTGGTGGCTGAGTTGGCCGACCTGCAAGACGCTGTGCTCCCGCCGACTGACGAATTTTGCCTGGTCGACGAAACACTTTTTTCGAACGAGATCGACCGCCTCAGGGCCTTTGTCGCCAGCCACACCGGCTGCCTCGTCTGGGGCGCTGGGGCCAAGGGTGTGGCCTTCACCAACCTGATGGACCCGGATGGACGGAGCATTCGCGGGATCATCGACATCAATCCCAAAAAACAAGGCCGACACATCGCCAAGAGTGGTCATTTCATTTATCCGCCAAGTGAGCTATACCGCCTTGGCACGGGCGACATTATCGTCATGAACGAAAATTACCGTGATGAAGTAGCCGCGCTTTGCGAGGGATATCCCAACACAGTGCTGGCCATAGGAGAAATATGA
- a CDS encoding NAD-dependent epimerase/dehydratase family protein has translation MKVLVTGATGFLGNHVVSALVRRGTPTVVTGRDVQKLRAAPWSDEVECVPMDMETLPDNLFAALGSPTHCIHLAWPGLPNYRSDCHLQESLPQSREVLFRLIDGGLKHLLVTGTCLEYGMQEGELAEEIEAKPSTPYAMAKDRLRQSLEQRILGTGVCLQWSRLFYMYGPGQNPNSLFAQLQRAIADGQKEFPMSGGEQVRDYLPVEEVAEILAALAHHSSFTGIVNICSGKNVRLREMVQGYIDKTQASIKLKLGVYPYPEWEPFRFWGSTAKLARLGVTR, from the coding sequence ATGAAAGTGCTTGTAACCGGTGCGACCGGCTTTTTGGGTAACCACGTTGTTTCAGCGCTAGTCCGCCGGGGAACACCTACGGTTGTGACGGGGCGTGATGTCCAAAAGCTGCGGGCTGCCCCATGGTCCGACGAAGTGGAGTGCGTCCCAATGGATATGGAGACGTTGCCGGACAATCTGTTTGCAGCCCTAGGCAGTCCGACACATTGTATTCATCTTGCCTGGCCGGGCCTGCCCAACTATAGATCGGACTGCCATCTGCAGGAAAGTTTGCCACAAAGCCGCGAAGTCCTTTTTCGATTAATTGATGGTGGCCTGAAGCACCTTCTGGTGACGGGCACCTGTTTAGAGTATGGGATGCAGGAAGGGGAGTTGGCCGAAGAGATCGAGGCAAAACCGAGCACCCCTTACGCCATGGCTAAAGACAGACTGCGACAGTCCTTGGAGCAGCGCATACTCGGCACGGGTGTCTGTCTTCAATGGTCGAGACTCTTTTACATGTATGGTCCGGGACAGAACCCCAACTCGCTATTTGCCCAACTGCAACGGGCGATTGCCGATGGACAGAAGGAATTCCCCATGTCCGGCGGGGAACAGGTGCGCGACTACCTCCCCGTGGAGGAGGTGGCCGAAATTCTGGCGGCTCTGGCACACCATTCGTCGTTTACGGGCATCGTCAACATTTGTTCCGGAAAAAATGTACGCCTGCGAGAGATGGTTCAAGGATATATCGATAAGACACAAGCCTCGATCAAACTGAAGCTTGGCGTATACCCCTATCCGGAATGGGAACCCTTTCGTTTTTGGGGCAGCACCGCCAAACTCGCCCGGCTGGGAGTGACCCGGTGA
- a CDS encoding glycosyltransferase family 2 protein has protein sequence MRNKLTVVVPTYKRHHLLEQVLPHLLSLDTRILVIDSSETPHAPSSSNPRIDYVHCPDLGVLQKIRKHVVERVHTPYMLMNADDIFPSRQAITECVDFLENNPDYSSAQGVILYHENGRVYPHEPDSPLYQADADSAGARLLQHFTNYHPMFYSVQRADCWKVTLDRIPAELVNYNFSELYMVMMMLAHGKAAKFPSFFHVTNLVPSLNVTCLRLRGKSKDMIFNGRYFPELEAIKKTVSRYLYEREALPERCARRFIEGALALLFVRALRRKTFYWIGDRPPKTLGDRIRKEWTSFLRKTILREKKALDTAQKKACEKSELERILEQSGVAGRNDFNAIMKILHPAGM, from the coding sequence ATGCGCAACAAATTGACCGTTGTCGTGCCGACCTATAAACGGCACCACCTGCTTGAGCAGGTTCTCCCGCATTTACTCAGTCTGGATACCCGGATTTTGGTCATTGATTCCTCGGAAACTCCGCATGCCCCCTCTTCCAGCAACCCCCGCATTGATTATGTGCATTGTCCGGACCTGGGCGTGCTTCAGAAAATCCGTAAGCATGTCGTAGAGCGCGTCCACACCCCATACATGCTCATGAATGCCGACGACATCTTCCCGTCAAGGCAGGCAATAACCGAGTGCGTCGATTTCTTGGAAAACAATCCCGACTACTCGTCCGCCCAAGGCGTGATCCTCTATCATGAAAACGGGCGGGTCTATCCTCACGAGCCGGACTCTCCATTATATCAGGCGGACGCCGACAGCGCCGGGGCGAGGTTGTTGCAACATTTCACGAACTACCATCCTATGTTCTATTCGGTACAGCGTGCCGACTGCTGGAAAGTTACACTCGACAGAATCCCGGCCGAGTTGGTCAATTACAATTTTAGTGAACTCTATATGGTCATGATGATGCTCGCGCACGGGAAGGCCGCCAAATTCCCCAGCTTCTTTCATGTTACCAACCTTGTCCCTTCGCTGAACGTCACATGCCTGCGCCTGCGCGGGAAGTCGAAAGACATGATATTCAACGGTCGGTACTTCCCGGAACTGGAAGCGATCAAAAAAACCGTCAGCCGGTATCTGTACGAACGGGAAGCCCTTCCGGAAAGGTGCGCACGGCGTTTCATCGAAGGCGCACTCGCCCTCCTCTTTGTGAGAGCCCTCCGGCGCAAGACATTTTACTGGATAGGTGACCGGCCCCCTAAAACTTTGGGTGACAGAATCAGGAAGGAATGGACCTCCTTCCTCAGGAAAACGATCCTCAGGGAGAAAAAAGCTCTGGATACAGCCCAGAAAAAAGCATGCGAGAAAAGCGAGTTGGAAAGGATTCTTGAACAAAGCGGGGTAGCGGGGCGTAACGACTTCAATGCGATCATGAAGATCCTCCACCCTGCCGGAATGTAA